TTGATATTATAAAAATAAGAGCAGAAAAGAATTCAACTTTAAATTTAACTTTGGATTATTTTTCAGATGAAGCAGTTAAAGGTTTCAGACATTCTATTATAGAAGTTGAAGCTGAAGAAAACAGTAATGTAAAAATTTTCATTTCTCAAAGATTTTCTTTAGATGTTTTGAGTATTCAAAGCGTTTATTACAAGGTTAAAGAAAATGCAAATGTTGAATTTGTTCAAGTCGATTTAGGAGGCAGAGAAAATTATGTTTCCTATATAGGAGATCTCGTTGATAACAATTCAAATGTCAACGTAAATTCTATTTATTTCGGCAAAAACGAACAAAAATTAGATTTTAATTATGTGGCAACTCAAAGAGGACGTGCTACAAATTATGATTTGGCGATTAAGGGAGCATTAGCTGACAAAGCTCAAAAGACTTGTAGAGTAACTATTGACTTTAAGCGTGGATCATCTACTTCTAAAGGTTCTGAACAAGAATATGTAACATTACTTTCAGATGATATAAGAAATGTTGCAGTTCCTATTTTACTTTGTACTGAAGATGATGTTGAAGGACTTCATGCAGCAAGTGCAGGTAAAATTGATGAAAACATATTATTCTACATTATGAGCCGTGGTTTTAGCGAATCAGAAGCAAAGAGATTGATTTTAGAATCAAAATTTGCTGAAACTATTGACTTGATAGATAATGAAGAAATAAGAAAGAGAGTTTATACAACTTTATCCAAAAAACTTTCGGAGGTATAATATGACTAAAACTATTCTTGATATTAGAAGAGATTTTCCATATTTGAACGAAGAAAAAGTTGGGAAAAAAGTTATTTATTTAGATAATGCAGCTACAAGCCAAAAGCCACAAGCTGTTATTGATACTATAACAAATTACTATTCTTATCAAAATGGAAGTCCACATAGAGGCAGTCATTACTTAAGTATGTCTGCAACAGAAATTTATGAGGGAACAAGAAAAAAAGTTAAGAATTTTCTTAATGCAAAGAGAACTACTGAAATAATTTTTACAAAAAATGCTAGTGAAGCACTTAATTTAGTTGCCTATTGTTATCTTAACAAATTAGAAAAAGATGATGAAATAATGCTTAGTATTATGGAACATCATAGTAATTTATGTACTTGGCAATTTTTAAAAGAAAAAACAGGTGCTAAACTTAACTATATTTACCTTGATGACAATTTCCAATTGGATATGAAATCTTTTGAAGAAAAAATTTCCGATAAAGTAAAATTGGTATGTATAACTGCTGCATCAAATGTAGTAGCCACAATGCCTGACATCAAAAAAGTTATTGAAATCGCTCATAAAAACGGAGCAAAAGTTTTAGTTGATGCTTCTCAAATTGTTGCACATAAAAAATTAGACGTCCAAGAATTAGATGTTGATTTCTTAGCCTTTTCAGGACATAAAATGTTAAGTGCAATGGGCGTTGGTGTACTTTATGGAAAATTTGACCTCTTAAAAGAAATGAATCCTTTCCTTTATGGAGGAGACATGATTGAATATGTTTATGAGGATTATTCAACATATCTTTTACCGGCAGGTCGTTTTGAAGCGGGAACGCAAAATGTAGGAGCAGTTGCTTCACTTGGTTCTGCGATTGACTATCTAGAAGAATTGGGATTTGATTATATAGAAAAACTGGAAGGAGAACTTATGAATTTTGCTTTTGAAGAAATGAAAAAGCTAGATTTCATAAAGACTTATACTACAACTGAAGAAAACAGATGTCCAGTTATAGCTTTTAATGTAAAAGATGCACATCCTCATGATGTATCTTCAATACTTGATAGCTTTGGAATTGCAATAAGAAGTGGTCATCATTGTGCAGAGCCTTTGCATAGATATTTGAATGAAAATGCAACTTGTAGAGTAAGTTTTTCTTTCTATAACACTAAAGAAGAAGTAGAATATTTCATTGAGAAATTAAAAGAAGTAAGGAGAATATTACATCTTGGACATTAGAGAAATT
Above is a genomic segment from Parvimonas micra containing:
- a CDS encoding SufD family Fe-S cluster assembly protein translates to MRGNFIPSNTWNATRVNNTEVQLPNLNPKEYSLIKSESKNLIFSYEKFSFSNEITEKLNEFTNLKLDFVSTKENSLNQVVSLELNEENNQLVDIIKIRAEKNSTLNLTLDYFSDEAVKGFRHSIIEVEAEENSNVKIFISQRFSLDVLSIQSVYYKVKENANVEFVQVDLGGRENYVSYIGDLVDNNSNVNVNSIYFGKNEQKLDFNYVATQRGRATNYDLAIKGALADKAQKTCRVTIDFKRGSSTSKGSEQEYVTLLSDDIRNVAVPILLCTEDDVEGLHAASAGKIDENILFYIMSRGFSESEAKRLILESKFAETIDLIDNEEIRKRVYTTLSKKLSEV
- a CDS encoding SufS family cysteine desulfurase, producing MTKTILDIRRDFPYLNEEKVGKKVIYLDNAATSQKPQAVIDTITNYYSYQNGSPHRGSHYLSMSATEIYEGTRKKVKNFLNAKRTTEIIFTKNASEALNLVAYCYLNKLEKDDEIMLSIMEHHSNLCTWQFLKEKTGAKLNYIYLDDNFQLDMKSFEEKISDKVKLVCITAASNVVATMPDIKKVIEIAHKNGAKVLVDASQIVAHKKLDVQELDVDFLAFSGHKMLSAMGVGVLYGKFDLLKEMNPFLYGGDMIEYVYEDYSTYLLPAGRFEAGTQNVGAVASLGSAIDYLEELGFDYIEKLEGELMNFAFEEMKKLDFIKTYTTTEENRCPVIAFNVKDAHPHDVSSILDSFGIAIRSGHHCAEPLHRYLNENATCRVSFSFYNTKEEVEYFIEKLKEVRRILHLGH